A genome region from Trichoderma asperellum chromosome 7, complete sequence includes the following:
- a CDS encoding uncharacterized protein (EggNog:ENOG41) gives MADHNNLTKEWGDKLAQLVAQDVTNPPPAENAVNAKLQNIDGTGVAALVSKLTQPTSKYGGFALILQDDTEYKEFEWLQFITRQLVANGVAINGNLVIKTNTTSYQLVNSVDDITDYTFANGNEPSNWDTCWKVDSIIVPVPRPFFRDSYEYAISDPHKFTAILDAPGILTGKTPTWDKSLYEDLPPNCVVMKDQLGTQQGISRAYFSDYLMKKDQNKWRVCARLDFSLTWNAQDTDKNNFTVRCISTTATTSLLDCHKAALMHKTVPGSPTKQPTEPWKTFRDSIVP, from the coding sequence ATGGCTGATCATAATAACCTCACAAAAGAATGGGGCGATAAGCTTGCGCAGCTGGTTGCCCAGGATGTTACGAATCCCCCTCCAGCGGAAAATGCAGTCAATGCCAAACTGCAAAATATCGACGGTACTGGCGTCGCCGCCCTGGTGAGCAAGCTGACCCAGCCTACCAGTAAGTATGGCGGCTTCGCCCTGATTCTCCAGGACGATACAGAGTACAAGGAATTCGAGTGGCTCCAGTTCATCACCCGGCAGCTCGTTGCTAATGGTGTCGCCATAAACGGCAACCTGGTCATCAAGACAAACACGACCTCCTATCAGTTGGTAAACTCAGTGGACGACATCACAGACTACACTTTCGCAAACGGCAACGAGCCCTCTAACTGGGACACCTGCTGGAAGGTAGACTCTATCATTGTCCCAGTGCCCAGACCCTTCTTCCGCGACTCGTACGAATACGCCATCTCGGATCCCCATAAATTTACCGCCATTCTGGACGCCCCGGGTATCCTGACCGGCAAAACCCCGACTTGGGACAAATCCTTGTACGAAGATCTCCCGCCCAACTGTGTGGTGATGAAGGATCAGCTGGGTACTCAACAGGGAATCTCCCGCGCCTACTTCTCAGACTACCTCATGAAGAAGGACCAAAACAAATGGCGCGTCTGCGCCCGCCTCGACTTCAGCTTGACCTGGAACGCACAGGATACGGACAAGAACAACTTCACAGTCCGTTGTATAAGCACCACCGCAACCACGTCGCTGCTTGATTGCCACAAGGCCGCTCTCATGCACAAGACGGTACCGGGCAGCCCGACCAAGCAGCCCACCGAACCCTGGAAGACGTTTCGCGACTCGATTGTCCCTTGA
- a CDS encoding uncharacterized protein (SECRETED:SignalP(1-19)) has translation MFWNKCLLVALVAIAGVTAENQTLYKPLYQKYSKSTPKFQNVSGADVNPLILALKGHSAGHKSQGGGGHHPHFLDKRQSGGNGLGTGLCAPGSPCVNGACCGKTGICGYSPDECGSGNCLSNCDAKAECGQYAPPNNATCPLNVCCSKYGFCGTTDDFCGSGCQTGYGGCGPAQEPSCGGSTIQRRIGYYESWSATLKCDSRLPGDMDLTGFTHMNFAFAYFNPTTFEMMPMNAGDPALYSQFTDLKTTYPGIKTWISVGGWSFNDATNSPNTQTAFSDMASTAANRAKWIKSLTNFMQTYGFDG, from the exons ATGTTTTGGAACAAGTGCCTATTAGTTGCGCTCGTCGCAATAGCTGGAGTGACGGCAGAGAACCAAACTCTCTACAAGCCGTTATACCAGAAATACTCAAAGTCCACGCCCAAGTTTCAAAACGTATCTGGTGCCGATGTCAACCCTCTAATTCTCGCTCTCAAGGGCCATTCGGCAGGCCACAAGAGccagggcggcggcggccaccATCCACATTTCCTCGACAAGCGTCAGTCGGGCGGAAATGGCCTTGGAACTGGTCTCTGCGCACCAGGATCGCCTTGCGTGAACGGAGCATGCTGCGGGAAGACGGGAATCTGTGGTTACAGCCCTGATGAATGCGGTTCCGGAAACTGCCTTTCAAACTGCGATGCCAaa GCTGAATGTGGCCAGTATGCTCCTCCAAACAATGCGACTTGCCCGCTGAACGTGTGCTGTTCTAAATATGGCTTCTGTGGAACTACTGAT GATTTCTGTGGCTCTGGCTGCCAAACTGGATATGGAGGCTGTGGCCCTGCACAAGAGCCCTCGTGTGGAGGCAGCACCATCCAACGTAGAATTGGTTATTATGAGAGCTG GTCTGCTACTCTCAAATGTGATAGCCGCCTACCGGGAGACATGGATCTCACCGGATTCACGCACATGAATTTTG CATTTGCATATTTCAACCCGACCACTTTCGAGATGATGCCCATGAACGCTGGCGATCCTGCTCTGTACAGCCAGTTTACGGATCTCAAGACAACCTACCCCGGCATCAAGACGTGGATCTCTGTCGGCGGGTGGTCATTCAACGACGCGACTAACAGCCCAAACACCCAGACTGCGTTTAGCGACATGGCCAGCACTGCTGCAAATAGGGCAAAATGGATCAAGTCTCTCACCAACTTTATGCAGACATACGGCTTTGACGGTTAG
- a CDS encoding uncharacterized protein (EggNog:ENOG41) — MSQWRVTAEHPLRQVEGLDHERCAALHNLIVERGWTASGRSLSDLDRRSWWECYGGDAQLAPHAAKLSPTVIAFLKAAWHGYVMTAQPQHAFFRYLAGLCSPEDLWQNTNYGDDEDDSNKRRYVTLYMANWALGASHPLGLVFDQQASTAIQHISIHDTSVTMNGRQIWLPLELILEGFLDMIDQGKALAVDSSYDEEQERIDPWIMPSYTACDLDEALEAFGRLKRAIETRMPGAPSNEPRRLRDAAESSTLSPNSFAGRFLERAPEIRFDYIAPGLRIARQQPFSSVNVDQSHIRPVLLFESSQEAHQDTERTPWGAEVVISPFSPSFRDISNYPAGLYLTETDPHGAHPFEDGCKLILPYAIGENGWARTSDGALFGENRHAQGPTANPVPRSTDLYQLGFNHFIEIHDVQLKHVLSHWADMVEKGKWAVDADGVAGGIEKWREADTEDHWQDYQLPMSW, encoded by the coding sequence ATGTCTCAATGGCGAGTCACGGCCGAGCATCCGCTCCGGCAAGTCGAGGGGCTTGACCATGAACGATGTGCCGCTCTGCACAATCTCATCGTTGAGCGAGGATGGACGGCAAGCGGTCGCAGCCTCAGCGATCTCGATCGCCGGTCGTGGTGGGAGTGCTATGGCGGCGACGCACAACTCGCACCACACGCTGCGAAGTTGAGCCCTACTGTGATTGCCTTTCTCAAGGCGGCGTGGCATGGCTACGTGATGACGGCGCAGCCCCAGCACGCATTCTTCAGATACCTTGCCGGACTCTGCTCGCCGGAGGATCTTTGGCAAAACACCAACtacggcgacgacgaagacgactcgAACAAGCGGCGCTACGTGACACTCTACATGGCTAATTGGGCCCTGGGCGCCAGTCACCCGCTGGGCCTCGTGTTTGATCAGCAGGCGTCCACGGCAATACAGCACATATCCATTCATGATACAAGCGTCACGATGAATGGTCGACAGATCTGGCTGCCCCTCGAGCTCATTCTTGAAGGCTTCCTCGACATGATAGACCAAGGCAAAGCGCTTGCGGTGGACTCGTCCTACGATGAGGAGCAGGAGAGAATTGACCCTTGGATTATGCCCTCCTATACGGCTTGTGACTTGGACGAGGCTCTCGAAGCTTTTGGCCGACTGAAACGCGCGATTGAAACTCGTATGCCTGGAGCTCCTAGCAATGAACCGCGCCGCCTTAGAGATGCGGCCGAGTCGAGCACACTCTCCCCAAACAGCTTCGCTGGCCGGTTTTTGGAGCGGGCCCCGGAAATTCGGTTTGACTACATCGCGCCTGGTCTTCGCATAGCCCGTCAGCAGCCATTCTCTTCAGTTAATGTTGACCAAAGTCACATACGGCCCGTATTGCTGTTCGAAAGCAGCCAAGAGGCTCATCAAGATACGGAACGAACGCCATGGGGAGCAGAGGTCGTCATATCGCCCTTCTCGCCGTCCTTTCGGGATATATCGAATTATCCTGCTGGTCTTTATCTGACGGAGACGGATCCTCACGGCGCACATCCTTTTGAAGACGGCTGCAAGCTTATCCTGCCTTATGCTATCGGAGAGAATGGCTGGGCTCGAACTAGCGATGGCGCACTTTTTGGAGAGAATAGGCACGCTCAGGGACCAACCGCGAATCCAGTGCCACGTAGCACAGACCTATATCAACTGGGATTCAATCACTTTATCGAAATTCACGATGTGCAATTGAAACATGTGCTGTCTCACTGGGCAGATATGGTGGAGAAAGGAAAGTGGGCAGTTGACGCTGATGGCGTTGCTGGCGGGATAGAAAAATGGCGGGAGGCTGACACAGAAGATCATTGGCAAGACTATCAATTACCAATGTCTTGGTAG
- a CDS encoding uncharacterized protein (EggNog:ENOG41) encodes MAPIRICIIGLAATSSAGYKTGEWGIQHLNSLKSSPHYQIVGICNSSLASAQKSIESHKLGSDVKAYSSVDEVASDPDVDMVSIVVAIGKHYQLMKPLLQHKKDILVEFPIAPTVAEVEELAALAKSAGVKALSGSQGRAHPVFRHMKDLIKSGAIGDVVVSTLNGHNALMAAPMWPESQSILLNIDSGISRLHLIVGHILDTHLSILGDFKDIQSTFKTQNNKTKIVDDKGNTVQEIYDITAPDTMLFQGVLESGALASVTMRTSTDTVDNTGFRWIISGTKGELALTSEPGIFHWGPTGLKLKLREFGGEAKEIDFNAGEGELLKQVSYSGQNVARVYEAFAKGKEDGYATLDDALKVHRALEKAKVHAVWA; translated from the exons ATGGCGCCTATCCGCATCTGCATCATCGGGCTCGCTGCCACATCCAGCGCGGGTTACAAGACAGGCGAATGGGGAATCCAGCATCTAAACTCTCTCAAATCCTCTCCTCACTATCAGATTGTCGGTATTTGCAATTCTTCACTTGCGTCTGCCCAAAAGTCTATCGAGTCGCACAAGCTTGGCTCCGATGTCAAGGCTTACAGCTCTGTCGATGAGGTTGCTAGTGATCCTGACGTCGACATGGTCTCCATCGTTGTCGCCATTGGCAAACATTACCAACTGATGAAGCCTCTGCTCCAGCACAAGAAGGACATTCTGGTGGAGTTTCCCATCGCGCCGACAGTTGCTGAGGTTGAGGAATTGGCTGCTCTGGCCAAGAGCGCTGGCGTCAAGGCTCTCAGCGGCTCACAAGGCCGTGCCCATCCTGTCTTCCGGCATATGAAGGACTTGATTAAGTCCGGTGCCATCGGCGATGTAGTGGTCTCTACCCTCAACGGCCACAACGCTCTTATGGCTGCTCCCATGTGGCCAGAGTCGCAGTCAATTCTTCTGAATATTGACTCTGGTATCAGCCGCTTGCATCTGATCGTCGGACACA TCTTGGACACTCATCTGAGTATCCTCGGTGACTTCAAGGACATCCAGTCGACCTTCAAAACGCAAAACAACAAAACGAAGATTGTTGACGACAAAGGCAACACTGTCCAAGAAATTTATGACATCACAGCTCCAGATACAATGCTCTTTCAGGGAGTCTTGGAAAGCGGTGCCCTTGCCTCAGTGACGATGCGCACCTCGACTGACACAGTCGACAACACTGGCTTCCGGTGGATCATTAGCGGGACCAAGGGAGAACTTGCATTGACTAGTGAACCTGGCATTTTCCACTGGGGTCCTACAGGCCTGAAACTGAAGTTGAGAGAATTTGGGGGAGAAGCAAAGGAGATTGATTTCAACGCAGGAGAGGGGGAACTTTTGAAACAGGTGTCTTATTCGGGACAAAATGTAGCGAGGGTATATGAAGCGTTTGCCAAAGGTAAAGAAGATGGATACGCCACTCTTGATGATGCTTTAAAAGTTCATAGGGCCTTGGAGAAAGCCAAAGTCCATGCAGTCTGGGCATAA
- a CDS encoding uncharacterized protein (CAZy:GH18), which produces MRASWGSKYGISATLPSSYWYMRWFDLKGLEDSLDWFNFMSYDIHGVWDSTNKFTGPFILPHTNLTEIKLGLDLLWRNGIDPGYVTLGLGWYGRSFTLSDPSCSTPNGVCQFSSGGKPGPCTNSAGTLSNAEIFQVLAQTGAKPSFDSTAAVKWITWDTNQWVSYDDGQTMKLKMDAANNLCIGGVMIWSVDQDDTNGTSTSDLLGLGAANGISSAKALELKQNQRYAVSQATNMNSCYWTFCGDSCASGYFPQTSSNGQVNGVSSNTVCKNGQLETLCCASGTNMGTCEWEGWNGVGMSCSGGGCLGSGSVAIAFNTNNYIKQAAVGLLKDQTCHGGFQSYCCLGFRASPKGSISSLDLVGLNGKDTNPGLNVGKFAGLTVACTAAATAAGTAAGAAAAIFTFGIAFEPVFAATFAAVFAACEIKAKQAAALQAVGVVAGVRTGGRGQSNPVPRPPPNQPQIPPKQSKTQKLGQWVKTSYDPKTTNDCAVTYTCKYGLGFDEICDNQSWGIDKANAGRRVYHYDPRGPDSEYAKAQWGSTWRKSWYRTMAQAGNPARCQVDEFPMGSLWEGRAPFGNQVCRLVNGVANRRQGTDFQQWLSAIWAPCSALRSYYGKPDPPITWEFSHTPNDPRLVANSAFPHFIQKYGFDSQTVNSLCWATYQYPAGNGQQAIMTASDHGFRALPNDPMYRAYGWPPQQYSINPNNAPNLPGNVASAQWQKRINARAALENLIPVQFADSAEVPIPVPCGECSLIIDEDNEVVYDQRPPAEVPLTKTAGETPTPTVAKYKKPETGNTVDKGPVETGSASQPNF; this is translated from the exons ATGCGTGCTTCGTGGGGCAGTAAATACGGTATCAGCGCAACTCTGCCCAGCAGCTACTGGTACATGCGCTGGTTCGATCTCAAAG GATTGGAAGACAGCCTTGACTGGTTCAACTTTATGAGCTACGACATCCACGGCGTGTGGGATTCAACCAACAAGTTTACCGGCCCTTTTATCCTGCCTCACACAAACCTCACGGAAATCAAGCTCGGCCTAGACCTGCTGTGGCGCAATGGCATCGATCCCGGCTATGTCACGCTGGGGCTTGGCTGGTACGGCCGCAGCTTCACTCTCTCAGATCCCTCTTGCAGCACGCCCAATGGAGTCTGTCAATTCAGTTCCGGCGGTAAACCCGGGCCGTGTACCAACTCTGCCGGCACACTCTCCAACGCAGAAATCTTCCAGGTTCTTGCGCAGACCGGGGCAAAGCCTTCGTTTGACTCGACGGCTGCTGTCAAGTGGATCACCTGGGACACCAACCAGTGGGTCAGCTATGATGACGGCCAGACTATGAAGCTGAAAATGGATGCTGCGAACAATCTCTGCATAGGCGGCGTTATGATATGGTCGGTTGATCAAGATGATACCAACGGAACCAGCACTTCGGATCTGCTCGGGTTAGGAGCCGCCAACGGCATATCCTCCGCAAAGGCACTTGAGCTCAAGCAGAATCAAAGATATGCCGTAAGCCAAGCAACTAACATGAACTCGTGCTACTGGACATTCTGCGGCGACTCTTGCGCCTCGGGCTACTTCCCACAGACATCATCAAATGGGCAGGTCAACGGCGTAAGCTCCAACACGGTATGCAAAAACGGCCAGCTCGAGACTTTATGCTGCGCATCCGGCACCAACATGGGCACGTGCGAATGGGAAGGCTGGAATGGCGTCGGCATGTCTTGTAGCGGCGGGGGCTGCCTGGGCTCTGGCTCGGTGGCCATCGccttcaacaccaacaactACATCAAGCAGGCGGCCGTTGGTCTTTTGAAGGACCAGACATGCCACGGTGGGTTCCAGTCGTACTGCTGCTTGGGCTTCCGGGCATCTCCCAAGGGgagcatctccagcctcgacCTCGTTGGACTGAATGGAAAAGATACAAACCCAGGACTCAATGTGGGCAAGTTTGCAGGCCTGACTGTGGCatgtacagcagcagccacagcagcaggaaCAGCTGCAG gtgctgccgctgccatcttCACTTTTGGCATCGCCTTCGAGCCCGTGTTCGCGGCCACCTTTGCTGCCGTCTTCGCAGCTTGCGAAATCAAGGCAAAACAGGCTGCTGCACTGCAAGCTGTTGGTGTTGTGGCGGGCGTACGCACGGGAGGTCGCGGGCAGTCGAATCCTGTTCCTCGTCCACCCCCCAACCAGCCTCAGATTCCACCGAAGCAATCAAAGACGCAGAAGCTGGGTCAATGGGTTAAGACTTCGTACGATCCGAAGACGACCAATGACTGCGCGGTGACTTACACTTGCAAATATGGCCTAGGCTTTGATGAG ATCTGCGATAACCAGTCCTGGGGCATCGACAAGGCTAATGCTGGCCGGCGTGTGTATCATTACGACC CACGCGGTCCTGATAGCGAGTATGCCAAAGCCCAATGGGGTTCGACATGGCGTAAATCGTGGTATCGCACAATGGCCCAAGCCGGAAACCCCGCCCGGTGCCAGGT TGACGAGTTCCCTATGGGCAGTCTTTGGGAAGGCAGAGCTCCCTTTGGCAACCAAGTCTGCCGTCTGGTCAACGGAGTAGCAAACCGTCGCCAAGGCACCGACTTCCAGCAGTGGCTCTCTGCAATCTGGGCTCCCTGCTCAGCATTGCGTTCGTATTACGGAAAGCCAGATCCTCCTATTACGTGGGAGTTCAGTCATACCCCCAACGACCCTCGACTTGTCGCCAACAGCGCATTCCCGCATTTCATCCAGAAGTACGGCTTCGACTCACAAACCGTCAACTCCCTCTGCTGGGCAACGTACCAATATCCAGCAGGCAATGGCCAGCAGGCAATCATGACGGCTTCAGACCACGGCTTCCGCGCATTGCCAAATGATCCCATGTATCGTGCTTACGGATGGCCACCTCAGCAGTACTCCATCAATCCCAACAATGCGCCAAACCTACCAGGGAATGTAGCCAGTGCTCAGTGGCAGAAACGCATCAACGCCAGGGCAGCGCTGGAGAACCTGATTCCGGTCCAGTTTGCAGATTCGGCAGAGGTTCCCATTCCTGTTCCTTGCGGCGAGTGCAGCCTCATCATTGACGAAGACAACGAGGTTGTGTATGACCAGAGACCACCGGCGGAGGTCCCTCTCACAAAGACGGCCGGTGAGACTCCCACGCCAACTGTTGCTAAGTATAAGAAGCCAGAGACTGGAAATACGGTCGACAAGGGCCCAGTTGAGACGGGTTCGGCTTCTCAGCCAAACTTTTGA
- a CDS encoding uncharacterized protein (EggNog:ENOG41), producing the protein MSRAAEGVDMDYWYMDNITALCTSSCSKSLSSWLSLVQSSCASETLNFLGSVMQAKTLPIVFQNGYNIACLQDSKSNWCFFESQNWQGSDVIRYDPEMCWNADPSDNPPECNNATFDTTDVTSDMMAVTNLYPNDLLCNECFIKMWRQRLLNPFIQDGDSSAYLLDQYNLIQQNCSTSLPVTTSSSTLFVSNALVTATSASGTLPPSTTTSSGAATTCAGQLISPPTASNIYCQELAEQYNVTTGDLMAATNDPFCVFTSPICLPLACDGEIIWDGQSCDQLALQYSNSTNNITTLMFLSWNPNILGDCQRLAPGQRVCSSPPDGQFVPSGVIYAPTAAGSYYTTASPSIPTQSGTVDSCGLYYNVVAGDTCNEIALRFGINLTSFQTLNPEINSGCTNLWLNYAVCVAPVTPSPLSTNGTCGPAWGHATCTGTNFGKCCSTSGYCGSTPGYCGAGNCVSGACSGSSTGVTTDGTCGPANGGTTCDNPSFGP; encoded by the exons ATGTCCAGAGCAGCCGAGGGCGTCGACATGGATT ATTGGTACATGGACAACATAACTGCACTCTGCACATCCAGCTGCTCGAAATCACTGAGCTCTTGGCTTTCCCTCGTCCAATCAAGCTGTGCTTCAGAGACTCTGAACTTCCTGGGCAGTGTAATGCAAGCCAAGACCTTGCCTATTGTATTTCAGAATGGCTACAACATTGCTTGTTTGCAGGACAG CAAGTCGAACTGGTGCTTCTTTGAGTCGCAGAATTGGCAAGGAAGCGATGTAATCAG ATATGACCCAGAAATGTGCTGGAATGCCGACCCTTCAGACAATCCTCCAGAATGCAACAATGCAACATTTGACACTACAGACGTGACTTCAGACATGATGGCTGTAACAAATTTGTATCCGAATGATCTG CTATGCAATGAATGCTTCATCAAAATGTGGCGGCAACGGCTTCTCAACCCATTCATCCAAGATGGTGACTCATCCGCCTATCTTCTCGATCAATACAACCTGATCCAACAAAATTGCTCGACCAGTCTTCCAGTCACCACCTCTTCCTCCACCCTCTTTGTATCCAATGCACTGGTCACGGCAACTTCAGCATCGGGGACTTTGCctccctccaccaccacgaGCAGTGGCGCAGCAACAACTTGTGCAGGGCAGCTTATCTCGCCGCCCACCGCCTCGAACATCTATTGTCAAGAACTGGCCGAACAATACAATGTGACGACTGGTGATCTCATGGCTGCCACAAACGACCCTTTCTGTGTGTTTACCTCGCCCATCTGCCTTCCACTCGCTTGCGACGGAGAGATAATCTGGGATGGACAGTCCTGCGATCAGCTCGCTTTGCAGTACTCCAACTCGACGAACAATATCACAACGCTCATGTTCCTCAGCTGGAACCCCAACATCCTAGGCGACTGTCAGCGCCTTGCACCTGGACAGCGGGTCTGCTCCAGCCCTCCTGATGGCCAATTCGTGCCCAGCGGAGTCATTTATGCgcctactgctgctggctcGTACTATACCACAGCATCTCCCAGCATCCCCACCCAGTCTGGCACGGTTGACAGCTGCGGCCTGTATTACAACGTGGTGGCGGGGGATACCTGCAACGAGATTGCGCTGCGCTTCGGTATAAACCTCACATCGTTCCAGACGTTGAATCCGGAAATCAACAGTGGGTGCACCAACTTATGGCTCAACTACGCCGTCTGCGTGGCCCCCGTCACGCCTTCGCCGCTGTCGACAAACGGAACTTGCGGACCAGCTTGGGGCCATGCCACTTGCACAGGCACCAACTTTGGAAAATGCTGTTCAACCAGCGGATACTGTGGCTCGACGCCAGGTTACTGCGGAGCTGGCAATTGCGTGTCTGGAGCATGCAGCGGCAGTTCGACCGGCGTGACGACTGATGGCACCTGTGGTCCTGCTAATGGAGGCACAACGTGTGATAATCCAAGTTTTGGGCCGTGA
- a CDS encoding uncharacterized protein (EggNog:ENOG41) produces MTFSRQKSCTHCKQSKLRCNRATPTCSRCAERNLACDIRDIHVSPYSASRRWKAPRLDTVDIEALEHQHSAFGVPPDIFDVVSTGAPITLGDENVSSNWMVTDSLETGRLNPKGFESGISDFGLDTFEDQFGLQLMPDAECPGQNAVETWTPACVAPRDDSVPTSHWDPPSLLRESSSECITSCDGTPSTLTVRTPSNQGSLRSRPILKGCMLTNMVLGQITGYPKMLILGDRLPPFIHAPCYTDERLAPECGEMGKHQCLPKRLAICASLVDMFYSRTDANADFVWQTIYSEGQRLREEHKSLDPYGQLAALQAVIIYILLQAQDPETAERNGANALLLVMIELFTCLTESIDWDTCDFTERSDKQHWVLRETLRRIVALLGLVELLFEGLIPPHTAQANPPYKNFRSTPLPSQRDLWEARTNRSWKRELKLYLSGRTSQEVLTVGDLFELDNAGCFKNTWNNQQAYSKLPDAVSWCGNSDSLGMLIWMVLPFQKWRKRDALW; encoded by the exons ATGACGTTCTCTCGCCAAAAGTCTTGCACCCACTGCAAGCAGTCAAAATTACGATGCAACCGGGCAACTCCGACATGTTCGCGCTGTGCTGAGCGCAATCTGGCGTGTGATATACGCGATATTCACGTGTCGCCATATTCGGCCTCGCGCCGTTGGAAAGCCCCTAGACTGGACACTGTGGATATTGAAGCTCTCGAACATCAGCACAGCGCCTTTGGTGTCCCACCAGATATTTTCGATGTAGTCTCAACTGGTGCACCTATTACTCTCGGTGATGAGAATGTGAGTTCCAACTGGATGGTCACTGATAGTTTGGAAACTGGTCGTTTGAATCCGAAAGGTTTTGAATCTGGGATTAGCGATTTTGGTCTCGACACTTTTGAGGACCAATTTGGCCTGCAACTGATGCCTGACGCCGAATGCCCGGGGCAAAATGCCGTCGAGACGTGGACACCTGCCTGTGTCGCACCCCGTGATGATTCTGTTCCAACCTCACATTGGGATCCTCCATCCCTCTTACGTGAATCTAGTTCGGAGTGCATCACCTCGTGCGACGGCACGCCGTCCACCCTAACTGTGCGGACTCCCTCCAACCAAGGCTCCCTGCGAAGCCGCCCAATCCTAAAAGGCTGCATGTTGACCAACATGGTCCTGGGACAAATTACTGGCTATCCAAAGATGCTTATTCTGGGAGACCGCCTCCCGCCATTTATCCATGCGCCTTGCTACACAGACGAGAGGCTTGCTCCAGAATGCGGCGAGATGGGGAAACACCAATGCTTACCAAAGAGGCTTGCCATTTGCGCCAGCCTGGTGGATATGTTCTATTCGCGGACAGATGCCAACGCGGACTTCGTCTGGCAGACGATATACTCTGAGGGACAGAGATTGCGTGAAGAG CATAAAAGCTTAGACCCATACGGCCAACTTGCTGCCCTACAAGCGGTCATCATATATATCCTCCTGCAAGCTCAGGACCCAGAGACAGCGGAACGAAATGGCGCCAATGCTCTGCTCTTAGTTATGATA GAGCTCTTCACTTGTCTCACTGAGAGCATTGACTGGGATACATGCGACTTTACTGAAAGATCAGACAAACAACACTGGGTATTAAGAGAGACTTTGAGACG GATAGTCGCCTTACTCGGCCTTGTCGAGCTACTTTTCGAAGGCCTAATCCCACCTCACACAGCCCAAGCCAACCCTCCGTACAAAAACTTCCGGTCTACTCCTCTACCCAGTCAGCGTGACTTGTGGGAAGCCCGCACCAACAGATCCTGGAAGCGAGAGCTGAAGCTCTACCTCTCAGGCCGGACGTCGCAAGAAGTGCTAACAGTCGGGGACCTGTTCGAGTTAGATAACGCGGGATGTTTCAAGAACACCTGGAACAATCAGCAGGCGTATAGCAAGTTGCCGGATGCAGTCAGTTGGTGTGGAAACTCTGATTCATTGGGGATGTTAATCTGGATGGTGCTTCCGTTTCAAAAatggagaaagagagatgcCCTCTGGTGA
- a CDS encoding uncharacterized protein (EggNog:ENOG41), whose translation MSDSTPTRRPFHGSCLCGSVKYIVFLTLPHKPPIDTPLPTDSARAHQEFYRCNCVPCHKAGHFHLRTVWAPEDFMLLSPLDPLAELGDYTCNSGAIHWLFCKTCAGRCFLFTGKGETAEVDLDEVGVKDRDGGRMGKRTVWRPRAEGWSEQRGMGCYLSVNGYTVDAAQEGFELGEFTANQWVAYVDCLELHGPEREPRYDKPYEGGAF comes from the coding sequence ATGAGCGACTCGACACCAACACGCCGCCCCTTCCACGGCTCGTGCCTCTGCGGCTCCGTCAAGTACATCGTCTTCCTGACTCTCCCCCACAAGCCGCCCATCGACACGCCGCTTCCCACCGACTCGGCCCGCGCCCACCAGGAGTTCTACCGCTGCAACTGCGTGCCCTGCCACAAGGCCGGTCACTTTCACTTGCGCACCGTCTGGGCTCCCGAGGACTTCATGCTGCTCTCCCCGCTGGATCCCCTGGCCGAGCTCGGCGACTACACCTGCAACTCGGGCGCCATCCACTGGCTCTTCTGCAAGACGTGCGCCGGGAGATGCTTCCTCTTTACGGGCAAGGGCGAGACGGCCGAGGTGGATCTGGACGAGGTGGGCGTCAAGGACAGGGACGGGGGCAGGATGGGCAAGAGGACCGTCTGGCGGCCCAGGGCCGAGGGCTGGAGCGAGCAGAGGGGAATGGGCTGCTATCTCAGCGTGAATGGATATACTGTCGATGCGGCGCAGGAGGGGTTTGAGCTGGGCGAATTCACGGCGAACCAATGGGTTGCGTATGTGGACTGCCTCGAGCTCCATGGTCCGGAGCGGGAGCCGCGGTATGACAAGCCTTATGAGGGCGGCGCGTTCTGA